From the Osmerus eperlanus chromosome 19, fOsmEpe2.1, whole genome shotgun sequence genome, one window contains:
- the LOC134039423 gene encoding matrix metalloproteinase-28-like, with protein MYSSPDLKKGTFGLWLSSLLLISKLIDGSPVAVVESASENSAENFLEKYGYLEGKDHHKHNAVEVNTALREFQWLSHLPVTGRLDGATERQMAVPRCGVKDDRGQSAWAQLVNAIFLGDAATDRGNLRRKRHIPLDEKWHKRHLSYRVVNWPAHLPQGQVALAVRTAFQLWSNVSALVFREVSQGSADIRLAFYEGEHNDGMGNAFDGPGGALAHAFFPCRGEAHFDMAERWTLNGYKGHNLFMVIAHEIGHTLGLEHSPVRHSLMSPYYKKLGKATVLSWDDISAVQKLYGRPERGHAVQVPGWVFSSSLQDWDLAQGGARGPAPPPYCKGFFDAITMDQNGITLVFHGGLYWTVSSAGEVSSPRPLHSRWAELPLAIEAAAYSLLDNKFYFFKGRRVWRYANSTLEPGFPMRSSKLGLPGHPDCAFYYPRLGHLVLFKGQRYYVLNLGSLSPEPYYPRSLTDWKGIPKGTNGALSHPDGQVFFFREQEYWNFDPEKVQVTGGGRWDRELSWTGCGKPLAGNDIL; from the exons ATGTACAGTTCACCTGACTTAAAAAAAGGGACATTCGGTCTTTGGCTGTCTAGCTTGCTTCTCATATCGAAATTAATCGATGGATCACCTGTAGCAGTCGTTGAGAGTGCATCCGAAAACAGTGCAGAG AATTTTCTAGAGAAATATGGATACCTTGAGGGGAAAGAccatcacaaacacaatgcAGTTGAGGTCAACACAGCTCTCAG GGAGTTCCAGTGGCTCAGCCATCTACCGGTCACGGGGCGGCTGGATGGTGCCACAGAGCGTCAGATGGCAGTGCCCAGGTGTGGGGTGAAGGACGACAGGGGCCAGAGTGCCTGGGCCCAGCTTGTCAACGCCATCTTCCTGGGGGATGCGGCCACCGACAGAGGAAACCTGCGCAGGAAGCGCCACATCCCGCTAG ATGAGAAGTGGCACAAACGTCACCTGTCTTACCGGGTGGTGAACTGGCCTGCCCACCTCCCACAGGGCCAGGTGGCCCTGGCTGTGCGCACTGCCTTCCAGCTGTGGAGCAACGTCTCTGCGCTGGTCTTCCGAGAGGTCAGCCAAGGCTCAGCTGATATCCGGCTGGCTTTTTATGAAGGGGAGCACAACGATGGCATGGGGAATGCCTTTGATGGTCCAG GGGGCGCCCTCGCCCACGCCTTCTTCCCCTGTCGAGGGGAGGCCCACTTCGACATGGCGGAACGCTGGACGCTGAATGGGTACAAGGGCCACAACCTTTTCATGGTGATCGCACATGAAATCGGTCACACCCTGGGTCTGGAACATTCCCCGGTGCGACACTCTCTCATGTCCCCCTACTACAAAAAGCTGGGCAAGGCCACGGTGCTGAGCTGGGACGACATCTCGGCTGTGCAGAAGCTCTACG GGAGGCCAGAGAGGGGCCATGCGGTCCAGGTGCCTGGCTGGGTGTTCAGCTCTTCCCTTCAGGACTGGGACCTGGCACAGGGGGGCGCTCGTGGGCCCGCCCCGCCTCCATACTGCAAGGGCTTCTTTGACGCCATAACCATGG atCAGAATGGCATCACTCTGGTGTTCCACGGGGGTCTCTACTGGACTGTGTCATCAGCGGGGGAAGTGAGTTCCCCTCGACCTCTACACAGTCGCTGGGCAGAACTACCCCTCGCCATCGAAGCGGCTGCTTACTCCCTATTGGACAACAAGTTCTACTTTTTCAAAG gcAGACGAGTGTGGCGCTATGCCAACAGTACTCTGGAGCCTGGCTTCCCCATGCGCAGCAGCAAGCTTGGTCTCCCAGGCCACCCAGACTGTGCCTTCTACTACCCCCGACTGGGCCACCTTGTCCTGTTTAAGGGCCAGCGCTACTATGTCCTCAACCTGGGCTCCCTTAGCCCTGAGCCCTATTATCCCCGGAGCCTGACAGACTGGAAGGGAATCCCCAAAGGGACCAATGGTGCCCTGAGTCACCCTGATGGCCAGGTGTTCTTCTTCAGGGAACAGGAGTACTGGAACTTTGACCCGGAGAAGGTGCAAGTGACAGGCGGAGGGAGGTGGGACAGAGAGTTGAGCTGGACTGGCTGTGGGAAACCTCTCGCGGGCAATGATATACTTTGA